A window from Pan paniscus chromosome 14, NHGRI_mPanPan1-v2.0_pri, whole genome shotgun sequence encodes these proteins:
- the LOC134728808 gene encoding CKLF-like MARVEL transmembrane domain-containing protein 7, producing the protein MSHGAGLVRTTCSSGSALGPGAGAAQPSASPLEGLLDLSYPRTHAALLKVAQMVTLLIAFICVRSSLWTNYSAYSYFEVVTICDLIMILAFYLVHLFRFYRVLTCISWPLSELLHYLIGTLLLLIASIVAASKSYNQSGLVAGAIFGFMATFLCMASIWLSYKISCVTQSTDAAV; encoded by the coding sequence ATGTCGCACGGAGCCGGGCTCGTCCGCACCACGTGCAGCAGCGGCAGCGCGCTCGGACCCGGGGCCGGCGCGGCCCAGCCCAGCGCGAGCCCCTTGGAGGGGCTGCTGGACCTCAGCTACCCCCGCACCCACGCGGCCCTGCTGAAAGTGGCGCAAATGGTCACCCTGCTGATTGCCTTCATCTGCGTGCGGAGCTCCCTGTGGACCAACTACAGCGCCTACAGCTACTTTGAAGTGGTCACCATTTGCGACTTGATAATGATCCTCGCCTTTTACCTGGTCCACCTCTTCCGCTTCTACCGCGTGCTCACCTGTATCAGCTGGCCCCTGTCGGAACTTCTGCACTATTTAATCGGTACCCTGCTCCTCCTCATCGCCTCCATTGTGGCAGCTTCCAAGAGTTACAACCAGAGCGGACTGGTAGCCGGAGCGATCTTTGGTTTCATGGCCACCTTCCTCTGCATGGCAAGCATATGGCTGTCCTATAAGATCTCGTGTGTAACCCAGTCCACAGATGCAGCCGTCTGA